In the genome of Notamacropus eugenii isolate mMacEug1 chromosome 5, mMacEug1.pri_v2, whole genome shotgun sequence, one region contains:
- the LOC140508729 gene encoding olfactory receptor 51I2-like, translated as MGNSSINGTELPPFTLTGLPGLENSQHWMFLLLGALYSISIVGNSLILFIVKEEQSLHQPMYYFLSLLSVNDIGVSLSTLPSVLATFCFHTQEISFDACMAQMFFIHLFSFMESGILLAMSFDRYVAICNPLRYSTILTDARVAQMSLFIGIRSFCVVFPMPFLLKRLPFCKANILSHAYCLHPDLIRLPCGDITINNIYGLCIVISTFVLDSILILLSYILILHSVLAIASQEERLKTLNTCVSHICAVLIFYVPMLGVSMVHRYGRYAPPYMFTLMSLVYLFVPPMLNPVIYSIKTKEIRKRLIRLFSVTKF; from the coding sequence ATGGGAAATTCTTCCATTAATGGCACAGAGTTACCTCCCTTCACTCTGACTGGCCTCCCAGGACTTGAGAACTCCCAACACTGGATGTTCCTGCTTCTAGGAGCCCTCTATAGTATCTCCATTGTGGGTAATAGCCTAATTCtcttcattgtcaaagaggagCAAAGTCTGCATCAACCCATGTACTATTTCTTGTCCCTGCTTTCAGTCAATGATATTGGTGTGTCCTTATCCACACTGCCCTCCGTGTTAGCCACTTTCTGCTTCCATACCCAGGAGATTTCCTTTGATGCCTGTATGGCACAGATGTTCTTCATCCACCTCTTCTCTTTCATGGAGTCTGGGATCCTACTAGCCATGAGTTTTGATCGTTATGTTGCCATCTGCAACCCACTGAGGTATTCTACCATTCTCACTGATGCTCGAGTTGCACAAATGAGCTTGTTCATTGGTATCCGAAGTTTCTGTGTGGTGTTTCCAATGCCCTTTCTCCTGAAGCGTCTGCCCTTTTGCAAAGCCAACATTTTGTCCCATGCTTACTGCTTGCACCCAGACCTGATCCGTCTACCCTGTGGGGACATCACTATCAATAACATCTATGGTCTGTGCATTGTCATCTCTACCTTTGTCTTGGATTCTATACTCATACTCCTCTCTTACATTCTCATCCTCCATTCTGTGCTGGCAATTGCCTCCCAAGAAGAGAGGCTTAAAACACTCAACACTTGCGTCTCTCATATATGTGCAGTACTAATCTTCTATGTGCCTATGTTGGGTGTGTCCATGGTTCACCGTTATGGGAGATATGCACCACCATACATGTTTACGCTAATGTCCCTTGTCTACCTCTTTGTCCCTCCCATGCTCAATCCTGTCATCTATTCCATCAAAACAAAGGAGATCCGTAAGAGGCTTATCAGGTTATTCTCTGTGACTAAATTCTGA